Part of the Phaeobacter piscinae genome, GACCGAAGAAGGCAAAGGAACACGCGTAACAATGATGGCCCGGATATGACCCATTGGTTGCCCCTTTCAGATCCCAGCGACATCTCCGTCTGTCGCCGAAACGCGCGCCAGCTTGCGCAGGCCGCGGGGTTTTCGCGTCCCCGGACCGAAGAGATCGCCATCGTTGTCAGCGAGGCGGCGACCAATGTTCTGCGATATGCCAAACGGGGCCGTTGCCTGTTGCAACAAATGCCCGGCATCGGTGGTCCGCGTTTGGCGATGGTCGTCGTCGATCAGGGTCCGGGGATTGATACACTCGACAAAATGATGCGGGACGGGAGCAGCAGCGAAGGTTCGGCGGGGCTGGGTCTGGGTGCGATGCAACGGTTGTCGGACCAGTTCGACATCTATTCAAACCGTGATGAAGGCACAGTCGTTGCCTGTGAATTCCAGCTACGCCCATACCGGCCAGCCGCAGTGGACGTCGCGGGTCTTTTAGTGACGCACCCTGGGGAAACCCGCTGTGGTGATGCTTGGGATATGACCTGTGTGGCATCCAACACCGCCTCGGGTGGCAGACTGGATCTGATCCTCTGCGACGGGCTTGGCCATGGTCATCGGGCGGCCGATGCTGCTGAACGGGTACTTAAGGCCTTTGGGCAAAAGCCGGGGCGCACCCCTGCCGCGGCCTTGGCAGATATTTCGGATGATATCGCTGATACTCGCGGAGCTGTTGCGGCCTGTGTCGCGGTGGCTTCGGATGGGCGGCGCTTATCTTATGCCTCGGTTGGCAATATCGCTACGATCCGCGCACGGCTCGGCGAGACAAAGCGATTTGCGACGCGAGATGGCCATCTCGGAGGAGGAGTGCGTTCTCCATTTTCAGATGAGATCAGTCTCCAGCCTGGCGATACGGTGATTTTGCACAGTGATGGGCTTCTCACGTTGCGTGACCTTCATGAGAAGCCCGCTCTGCTGATGCGTTCGGCACTGTTAATTGCAGGAAAACTTATGGCCGAGAATTTCAGGGGACGCGATGACGCCAGTCTTGCCGTCATAAAAATTGCGAAAGAGATATAATTCCGTGTCCACCGCCTTGATTACATTGAAGATTGATACAGAACAGGATGTTCTGAGGCTACGATTCATCGCGATGGCGATCACCAAATCATTGCAATTCGGGACATTTTCGCAGACGCGGGCGGTAACGGCGCTACTTGAAGCGGCTCGAAATGCCCAACAGCATGCTGCAGTGGGGCGGGCTCGGTTGAGCTTGCAGGAGCATGGGAAGAAGGTGGCTCTGCGTGCCATTATCACGGATCAGGGGCCGGGTGTTGAGGGGCTCGAGGACATACTGCGGGGACGCAGAGGTGGGACGGGTCCGGGGTTGGGGCTAGGGTTACGTGGGCTGTCACGCCTTTCGGATCATCACGCGATACGCAGCGGGCCAGAGGGCACGGAAATCGAACTTCTGTTCCTGAGCCCGGTAAAAAGCGATGAGATGATCGCCTCTGTTCAGGCCGCGACTGATGCTATCAGCAAGATCCGCGATGCTGATCCTGTTGCTGAACTTGCAGAACAGAACCGGGTGCTGCTTGAGGCGTTGACGGAACGGGATCTCCTGATGAAAGAGGTTCATCATCGGACGGGCAATAACCTGGCGCTGATCGGCGCGCTGATCCGGATGAGCCGGAGAGGGGCCGAGGCACCGGAAACCGTCTCGGTGTTGTCGGACCTGGAGGCGCGGGTCCAATCGGTGATCCGCGTGCACGAACAATTGCAGCGTTCTGCGCGGGTCGATCATCTGCAGGCAGTGCCTTTCCTGCAGGAGGTCGCGACCAATGCCGAGGGGGCGTTCAACTCCGACAGTCTCAACGTGACGGTGTCGGTACGTGGTGACGACATTGAAATTCCCAGCTCTATGGCGATTGATCTGGGCCTTATTACGGGTGAGCTGCTGACAAACGCCTACAAGCACGCCTTTGTCGGGCGTGAGCAGGGAAATATTCTGGTTGAGCTGACCGAACAGGATGATGCATTGCGACTGGTGATCGCGGATGACGGGCGCGGCCTGGCCGAGGGTGATGCCCGGCCTGAGCGGTCAGGTTCTCTCGGCTGGCGTATGATCCGCAGCATGGTCGGAAAATATGCAGGCACCACTGAGGTGGATGGCTCCAATGGTATGCGGGTGCAGTTCACTCTGCCATTCGCCCGCGAACAGGCCGACAGATCAGCCTGATCTGGCCAAGGCGCACCAGTACGCAATGCCATGTTCGATGGCGCTGTCGTTGAAATCATACCCTGGATTGTGCAGCGGCATAGCATGGGCGCCGTCAGTGCCATTGCCCATCAAGACAAATGCGCCCGGCCGGTGCTGCAGGAAGGCCGCAAAATCCTCTGAAAACCCCACACGCCCATACTGCGCGTCGATGCTGCCAGCGGATCCTGCTGCAGCAACGGCCAATGTGGTTGCACCCGCGTCATTTACCAATGGCTGGAATGATGTTGAATAGGACACCTCGCAGCGGGCGCCTTGTGCGGCACAGATGCCACTGGCGATGTCGCGCATACGTTGTTCGATCGTGTGGGAGACATGGGCCTCAAATCCCCGACAGTCTCCGGAAATCAATACGTTGCTAGCCAGAATATTGCGCGCACCATCGGTTTCGAAATCCGTTATTGAAACGACGCAATGATCCCGTGCTGACACCGAGCGCGATGTGATTGTCTGTAGTTGGGTGACGATCGCAGCGCCTGTCACGATTGGGTCAATGGCTTTCTCCGGCATGGAGGCATGGCCGCCCCGCCCTGTGATGCGGATCTCGAAATTATCCTCAAAGGCACAGAAAGCGCCGGTCTCAGTCGCGAAGTGACCAAGCGGCATCCCCGGCATATTGTGAAGGCCATAAATCCGGGTGATATCAAAGCGATCAAACAGTCCATCGGCAATCATCGCCGCAGCGCCCGTGCCGTTTTCTTCATCCGGTTGAAAGAGAAAATGAACGGTTTGATTGAAATCTGGATCCTGCGCCAGACGCAGGGCAGCCCCCAGAAGCATGGTGCTGTGCCCATCGTGACCGCAGCCATGGAACCGGCCGGGATGGCGGGAGCGATAGGGGAGGTTGGTGGCTTCCTCAATCGGCAGCGCGTCCATATCGGCGCGCAGCGCGACCCCGGCGGTAGACTGACCCCGGGTCAGGGTGGCCAAGAGCCCCGTACCACCAATTCCGCGGGTCACCGTCAGCCCGGCCTGTTCCAGCTCTTTAGCAATGGCATCTGCGGTACGCGCGAGGTCAAAACCTGTTTCCGGATGCGCGTGTAAATCACGCCGAAAGGCGACGAGATCCAGCTCAGGCATCGTCAACGCCCCCCTCTGAGAGGATCACCAGTGGCCGCATGTCAGGAGATGTGCCCGCCTCCAGATCCTGAACCAGAGCCGCCAACCCGGCAGCGCCGGATGGGGTGCTGGCAATCCCGAGCGTGGCTGAGACCTCGACCCCTCTGAGCGCCTCTGTATCAGAGATGGTCACGTATCGGTTGGCTGCCTTGGACAGTATTTCGTAGGCGAGCAGTGAGGGTGTCTTGCAATCCAGACGCCCCATATTGGAGACCGGGCCGTCTACTGTCACCATTTCGCCCGCGCGTGCACTATGCTGAAGGCAAGGCGCGGCGTCGGGTTCAACCACGATGATTTCGGGCTGAACCGCCCAATTGGTGCGGATCATATAGGCCATCGCACCAGCCAGCCCACCGACACCAGCCTGCAGATAGACATGGGTCGGCCATTGGCCCGAGCTTGCGAAACTGTCACGCATTTCCTGCGCGATCACCGTGTAGCCTTCCATCACCAGACGAGGGGGCTCCGTGTAGCCGGGCCAGGACCCATCGGCTAGGTGAACAGCGCCGCTTTCCTCAGCGTCCTTGATGGCGGCGGCGATGCTCTCCTCATAGGTGGCACCGGAGCGGACGACCTCTGAGCCCTTGGCGCGCAGCCGCTGGACAAAATCCTTAGGGACGGTATCGGCGAGATGGATCCTGCAAGCCGCCCCAAAAAGCCGCGCTCCGGCGGCAACGGCCATGCCATGGTTCCCAGCACTCGCACAGACGAAGGTCACATGTGATGCCGCCGCCCGCCCGGCGTCACTGGTGAGATCATTTTCCGTCAGCCCGGTTTCGCGCATCAGCAACTCGGCGACGGCGTAGACACCCCCCATCGCCTTGAAGGCGCCAAGGCCCATCCGATCGGTTTCATCCTTGATCCAGACCTGCTTTCCGGCCACCTCATGCACGGCCAGTGGTGAGGGGCGATACGCGGGGCAGGCCTGCAGCATCTGCTGTGGTTTCGCGGGGTCGAGCGTGACATTGATCTTGTTCATACCGGCAGTCTAGGCAAGAGTGTTGCTGTGTTCTGGTCAATATTGGGCCACATGCGAAAAAATATTGCATACTGGTGAGGTTCTGTGGGCGAAAGACTCGATAAGGCGGATGTGACGCTGCTGACCCTCCTGCAGCGCAACACGCGGCTCGGGCTTGAGGCGATGGCAGCTCAGGCAGGGCTGTCTGCGGCCTCCGTCCAGCGGCGCCTGAAATCGCTACGCCAGCGCAAGGTGATCACGGATGAAATCGCATTGGTCGATCCGGCTAAGGTCGGTATGCCAATGACATTCGTGGTGATGGTGGAGCTGGAGCGGGAGCGGTTGGACCAGATTGACGCCTTCACTCGCCGGGCTGGTTCCGAACCGATGGTCCAGCAGTGTTACTATCTGACGGGCGAGGCGGATTTCTGTTTGATCTGCACCGCGTCGGATATGGAGGCCTTTGAAGAGTTGACCAAACGGCTGTTTTTCGAGGACTCAAATGTGCGCCGTTTCCGAACTTCCGTGGTGATGGGGCGCAAGAAAGTCAGCCTTGAAATTCCGGTCTCTGCCGGATGAAATCAGGTGGGCAGGGCGGTGTCTTGTTGCGGGGCCGCAAACGTGGTGCGTGCCGATTCCTAGTTATCACCGAACGGAGTGTCTGAGATGCTGTTTCGTTTACTATCTCTGTTGTTGATCCTCTTGGCGCTGCCATATGAGCCTGCGTTGGCCGTGGATCGCGCACAGGTTGAAAAGCAGTTTCAGCAGTGGTTGGTGAAGGAGATTTGGCCCGAGGCGCAGGCGACCGGGGTGCGGCGCCCGACATTTGACGCGGCCTTCTCCAGAGTGAGCTTGAACTGGGACCTGCCGGATCTGGTGCCGCCCGGCAGCAAAGCGGCCTCACCCCGCCGTCAGCGTCAGGCGGAATTTGGCGCGCCCGGACGATATTTCAACCGCGGTTCTGTTGACGGGGCAACCTCCATGGGGAGGCGGATGGCGAAGCGGCACGCGACCGCCCTGCGGCAAACCGAACGTCGCACAGGCGTGCCGGGTCGGATTATTCTGGCGATCTGGGGCCGCGAAAGCGGCTATGGTCAGGTAAAGATCCCTCACAATGTCTTTGAAGTTCTGGGCACCAAGGGCTTTATGAGCCGCCGCGCTGACTATTTTCGCCAGGAATTGATTGCCGCGTTGCAAATCGCTGAGGCCGGACATGCGCCTGAACAAGCGATGAGAAGCAGTTGGGCGGGCGCGCTGGGGCAGCCACAGTTCATGCCGTCCAGTTTTCTCAAGTTTGCCGAAGACGGCGATGGGGACGGACGCGCTGATATCTGGCGATCAGAAGCGGATACGATCGCCTCAATCGGGGGGTATCTGGCGCAACACGGCTGGGACAAGACCCGCGACTGGGGGTTTGAGGTTTCTGTGCCCGCGTCGGTATCCTGTTCTTTGGAAGGACCAGACCAAGGGCTGAGCATTCGCGAGTGGGAAGCCCGCGGCATCCGCCGCAGTTCGGGCCGAGCCTTTCCGGCGCATGAACGTGATGGCGTAGCCTATCTGATGATGCCGGCAGGGCGCAACGGGCCGGCATTCCTCGTGACACCGAATTTCTATGTGCTGAAGGACTACAACAAGAGCGATCTTTATGCGTTGTTTGTCGGGCATGTCGGGGATCGCATCCAGTTTGGCGTGCAGGACTTCCGGGGCGCTTGGGGCCGGGTGGACAGCATGCTGCGGTCTGATGTGGCCACCATGCAGCGCGGTCTGGAACGGCGCGGCCATGATGTTGGCGGCGCAGATGGGCTTGCGGGGTTCAAAACGCGGCGTTCGATCGGACGCTGGCAGGAGGCAACCGGACGGCGGGCGACCTGCTTCCCAAGTGCTGCACTGCTGGCTGACCTGTCCAGATAAGCCTATTACCTGACCACTGCGCCGACCGGTTCAGCGTTGATTTGCAGACCGTTCAGCTTTGGTTCGGCGCGATCATCCAGCCAGTGATAAAAGTCGGCAACCATCTCCGGCAACCCGTTGCGGGGCGGTGCAAGGCTGTCTCGCCTGGTAAAATCAAACGCCGTGTTTGCTGCGGGGACTGTCCCCTCGGGGACAGCGATGGGCAAGGCCTCTTTGGGTGCGAAATTAGATATTTCATTATATATATCAGACCACTGCCAGCTTTTCGCAACGGCAAAATAGCGGCCTTCCGTTTCAGGTTTTTGCAGAGCCGCCAGACATAGACCTGCAAGATCTACTGGATGGATCAGCGACATTGACCCATTGGGCATATTGCGATGCCAGGGGCGCCCCTTGACGGCCATGTCATGAAGCCGGCCCAGCACATGACCCTGATCATGGCAGGGCAGTAGCCCGGGGCCCAGGATCATACCCGAGAGCAAAATAACCAGACGCAAGTCACGGTCCTGTGCCAAACGTGTCGCGGCAATCTCCATCGCAGTTTTCTGGGCCGCGATGAATTTCCCGTGTTCAATCTGGTGCTCAAGGTCAGAATGGTGCTGCAGTTCATTCTTGATCGCGGGGGGCGGGTTTGGGTCTGCTGAGGCGGTGCTCGACAGGAGCACGATATCACTAATCCCGTTGCGATCCGCCGCTGTGATCAGGTTTCGGCAGGCTGTTTTTGCGGGGGTTACGCAATGCGCCATCCCTGCGCGCGGATCCAGATCGTTTGCAGGGGTCCCGTCCGGGGCGGTCCGAATGGATGGCAAGCAGGCAATGACCAAAGCATCGCGACCCTTCAGTGCGTTGGTAAAACTTTCAGGATGGGCGGTGTCTGCGGACACCAGGCGGAGCCTGTCGCGGGCGCCGGGTAAAGCCATGAGCGGAACAGTTTTTGAGGTATCTGTCGCGTCCCGCAATGTGCCGGTAACAGACCACCCCGACGCGAGGGCGGCGCGGGTGATATGTGCGCCTGCCAGTCCGGAAACACCCGCCACACAGATATGTCGAGCCTTGCGTTGAGTACTGCCAAAGGAAGCTTGTCTCAGATTTTGCGGCAAGGTGGCACGGGTCATGGCATTGTCCCCTTATTCAGAGCGATACGTTCAAACTGGGTGAGCCGACACGCGGCGCGCCCTCCATCCGCAGGCAAGCTCGCAGCGGCACGTCAAAATTGCACATCGAAAATCTTGAGGTCGGGCATCAGCGATGTCTGATGGTCTATGCGCCCGGCAGCCTCAGAAATCCTGAGGCGCAGATTTCAAAGTTTCGATTGGATGTAACGTGCGCTTTGCATGAACCCTAGCAGCGAAATGACTGGAACCTTCTGGCGCGTTAGGTCGCCGTACAAGGCCCCGGTTATCAGGACACCGCATCATCCGGCGATTGATCAACAAGAGGGCTTTGAAGTGACCGATCATGTAAAACGACCCCGTTTTCTTCAAAGTCTGATTGCAGGGCGATGGGATCACTGCGGCGCGCAGACGCAGATGTTTGCTGATGCGGCAACCGATCAACCGAATGCTGTGCTTGCCTACGGTCGCGATGACGGGAC contains:
- a CDS encoding ATP-binding protein, yielding MTHWLPLSDPSDISVCRRNARQLAQAAGFSRPRTEEIAIVVSEAATNVLRYAKRGRCLLQQMPGIGGPRLAMVVVDQGPGIDTLDKMMRDGSSSEGSAGLGLGAMQRLSDQFDIYSNRDEGTVVACEFQLRPYRPAAVDVAGLLVTHPGETRCGDAWDMTCVASNTASGGRLDLILCDGLGHGHRAADAAERVLKAFGQKPGRTPAAALADISDDIADTRGAVAACVAVASDGRRLSYASVGNIATIRARLGETKRFATRDGHLGGGVRSPFSDEISLQPGDTVILHSDGLLTLRDLHEKPALLMRSALLIAGKLMAENFRGRDDASLAVIKIAKEI
- a CDS encoding sensor histidine kinase — protein: MSTALITLKIDTEQDVLRLRFIAMAITKSLQFGTFSQTRAVTALLEAARNAQQHAAVGRARLSLQEHGKKVALRAIITDQGPGVEGLEDILRGRRGGTGPGLGLGLRGLSRLSDHHAIRSGPEGTEIELLFLSPVKSDEMIASVQAATDAISKIRDADPVAELAEQNRVLLEALTERDLLMKEVHHRTGNNLALIGALIRMSRRGAEAPETVSVLSDLEARVQSVIRVHEQLQRSARVDHLQAVPFLQEVATNAEGAFNSDSLNVTVSVRGDDIEIPSSMAIDLGLITGELLTNAYKHAFVGREQGNILVELTEQDDALRLVIADDGRGLAEGDARPERSGSLGWRMIRSMVGKYAGTTEVDGSNGMRVQFTLPFAREQADRSA
- a CDS encoding amidohydrolase codes for the protein MPELDLVAFRRDLHAHPETGFDLARTADAIAKELEQAGLTVTRGIGGTGLLATLTRGQSTAGVALRADMDALPIEEATNLPYRSRHPGRFHGCGHDGHSTMLLGAALRLAQDPDFNQTVHFLFQPDEENGTGAAAMIADGLFDRFDITRIYGLHNMPGMPLGHFATETGAFCAFEDNFEIRITGRGGHASMPEKAIDPIVTGAAIVTQLQTITSRSVSARDHCVVSITDFETDGARNILASNVLISGDCRGFEAHVSHTIEQRMRDIASGICAAQGARCEVSYSTSFQPLVNDAGATTLAVAAAGSAGSIDAQYGRVGFSEDFAAFLQHRPGAFVLMGNGTDGAHAMPLHNPGYDFNDSAIEHGIAYWCALARSG
- a CDS encoding pyridoxal-phosphate dependent enzyme; the protein is MNKINVTLDPAKPQQMLQACPAYRPSPLAVHEVAGKQVWIKDETDRMGLGAFKAMGGVYAVAELLMRETGLTENDLTSDAGRAAASHVTFVCASAGNHGMAVAAGARLFGAACRIHLADTVPKDFVQRLRAKGSEVVRSGATYEESIAAAIKDAEESGAVHLADGSWPGYTEPPRLVMEGYTVIAQEMRDSFASSGQWPTHVYLQAGVGGLAGAMAYMIRTNWAVQPEIIVVEPDAAPCLQHSARAGEMVTVDGPVSNMGRLDCKTPSLLAYEILSKAANRYVTISDTEALRGVEVSATLGIASTPSGAAGLAALVQDLEAGTSPDMRPLVILSEGGVDDA
- a CDS encoding Lrp/AsnC family transcriptional regulator; its protein translation is MGERLDKADVTLLTLLQRNTRLGLEAMAAQAGLSAASVQRRLKSLRQRKVITDEIALVDPAKVGMPMTFVVMVELERERLDQIDAFTRRAGSEPMVQQCYYLTGEADFCLICTASDMEAFEELTKRLFFEDSNVRRFRTSVVMGRKKVSLEIPVSAG
- a CDS encoding lytic murein transglycosylase, with translation MLFRLLSLLLILLALPYEPALAVDRAQVEKQFQQWLVKEIWPEAQATGVRRPTFDAAFSRVSLNWDLPDLVPPGSKAASPRRQRQAEFGAPGRYFNRGSVDGATSMGRRMAKRHATALRQTERRTGVPGRIILAIWGRESGYGQVKIPHNVFEVLGTKGFMSRRADYFRQELIAALQIAEAGHAPEQAMRSSWAGALGQPQFMPSSFLKFAEDGDGDGRADIWRSEADTIASIGGYLAQHGWDKTRDWGFEVSVPASVSCSLEGPDQGLSIREWEARGIRRSSGRAFPAHERDGVAYLMMPAGRNGPAFLVTPNFYVLKDYNKSDLYALFVGHVGDRIQFGVQDFRGAWGRVDSMLRSDVATMQRGLERRGHDVGGADGLAGFKTRRSIGRWQEATGRRATCFPSAALLADLSR
- a CDS encoding NAD-dependent epimerase/dehydratase family protein yields the protein MTRATLPQNLRQASFGSTQRKARHICVAGVSGLAGAHITRAALASGWSVTGTLRDATDTSKTVPLMALPGARDRLRLVSADTAHPESFTNALKGRDALVIACLPSIRTAPDGTPANDLDPRAGMAHCVTPAKTACRNLITAADRNGISDIVLLSSTASADPNPPPAIKNELQHHSDLEHQIEHGKFIAAQKTAMEIAATRLAQDRDLRLVILLSGMILGPGLLPCHDQGHVLGRLHDMAVKGRPWHRNMPNGSMSLIHPVDLAGLCLAALQKPETEGRYFAVAKSWQWSDIYNEISNFAPKEALPIAVPEGTVPAANTAFDFTRRDSLAPPRNGLPEMVADFYHWLDDRAEPKLNGLQINAEPVGAVVR